In Flavobacteriales bacterium, the genomic window TACAGCATGAATTACGATTTCAGTTGGAAAGAAAGCGATTTCGTTCCATTTTTTACCATCATCACCGCTACTTTATTCTTCAGTATCTACTGGTTTATTTTTGCGTCGGAAAAAATCAAACTCAATTTTTATAAAAAATATCCGGATAACGATCAGGGAACCATTCGCCACGTATTATTCACCAAATACGCAGGATTCGTTTTAATGGGCCTAATTCCTGCCGTGTTGTTTTTGATTTTTGTCCCCAAATACACTTTATGCGATTACGGAATTGCATTTAACAAAGGAACAAACCTCATCACCTTGTATTGGTGTCTCGGCTTAGGTGCCATTATAATTCCCATGAATTTTTTCGCTGCACGCCGACCAAAAACCTTTGGCATGTATCCGCAAATTCGTGCTAAAGAATGGGATCGTTCATTGGTGTTTCGCTATTCATTAGCCTGGTGTGCTTATTTATTTGGCTATGAATTTTTATTCCGTGGTGTTTTATTTATTCCTCTCGTAGATACCATGGGTGTATGGCCGGCGATTGCCATTAACATTGCACTTTATGCCGCAACGCACATTCCAAAAGGCATGGACGAAACCATCGGTGCTGCTCCGCTTGGATTGGTATTGTGCTTAATTACATTGCAAACAGGAACCATTTGGGTGGCTTTTGTTGTGCATGTTTTTCTTGCGCTTTCCAATTCACTTTTTGCATTGAAGTTCCACCCGGAATTCAAAATGGTACCTCAGCGGAAAAAATAATTTTTACTTCGGAATTTTTTCGATTTTGATGATGTTCACCGGACAATTTCTGGCGGCTATCTGATTTTCTTCCAGCTCGTGATCATCCACCTGTACCTGGTAAAATCCTTTTTTATTGATGCTTCCAATTAAAGTACATTTTCCATCCTTGCGATTCATGCGCCAGCGATGAAAGGCTGCTTCTACACAAGCATTGCAACCAATGCACTTTTCCCTTTGCTGAATAATGCGAATCATCAGGCGTCGACTACCTTATACAGTTTATCGGAGGGACGAATCTTCTCGTTTATCACCACGGTGAAGACATCTCCTTTTTTCACCTTATCGGTGAGCTGATCATCCACCCGAATTTCATTTACGATGGTTTGAATAAATCCGGTAGTGGGACCCGTAATCATAATCTCCTCTCCCACCGAAAGCGTTTGTGTTTCGAGTTTAAATTCTCCGGCACCGGCTTTTTCAAAATATTTTAATCCTTTACCGATATAAACTTTTCGCTTCGTTGCTTTAGAACCATATTCATTATTCCATTCACCCATGGTGCGGCCCAGATAATATCCATCCCAAAAACCGCGGTTAAATACGGTTTCGAGTCGCTTCATCCATCCTTCTACTTTTTCCTGGGAATAGGTGCCATCCGTCCAGGCATCAATTGCCTCGCGGTAACATTGGGTAACGGTGTTAACATAATCGGCCGACCGACCACGTCCTTCAATTTTTAAAACTCGAACACCGGCATCCATTACCTGATCGAGAAAATTAATGGTGCAAAGATCCTTGGCCGACATGATATATTCATTGTCCACCTCAAATTCCACCCCTTCTTCCTTATCGGTTACGATATAACTTTTTCTGCAATTCTGAATACAAGCTCCACGGTTGGCAGATGCAAAATTGGAATGCAGACTCAAATAACATTTTCCCGAAACTGCCATGCACAATGCACCGTGAGCGAAAATTTCAATTTCAATCAGTTCACCTTTAGGTCCGCGAATATCTCTGCGTTTTATTTCACGGGTGATATCAGCCACTTGCTTTAAACTTAATTCACGGGCCATCACCATTACATCGGCGAACGAAGAATAAAATTCAATCGTATCGATGTTTGAAATATTTGCCTGAGTAGAAATATGCACTTCCATCTCAATTTTCTTCGCATAGTTCAGCACCGCATGATCCGCTGCAATAATGGCTGTAATTCCACTCTCTTTAGCTGCGTTAACGATCGATTTCATCAGCGAAATATCGTGATCGTAAAGCACCGTGTTTAGGGTGAGATAGGTTTTAATCTGATGTTCCTTTCCCACCTCGGCAATTTTGCGCAAATCGTCGATGGTGAAATTGTTCGAAGAACGCGCACGCATATTGAGCTGCTCCACCCCAAAATAAACACTGTCGCAACCGGCTTTTACGGCGGCCATCAGCGATTCCCAGGAACCGGCGGGTGACATCAACTCTACTTTATTGCTCATACTCATCAGATAATCTATGCTTAGAATGCAAAATTAATAATTTGGAACTCAACAGAAAAACGCTGTTCAATCTGTAGCCACATTAGCTATCTTTGCACTATGAAATATTTCGTAAGCGGATCTAACGGTTATATCGGTTCCTGGTTGGTAAAGGCACTGCGTGATGGCGGACATGAAGTTCATGCACTGGTTCGTGAACCTTCGCGTGCACGACACATTGAATCGCTGGGAGCCAAATTGTTTAAAGGCGATGTGCTCGACCCCCAATCCATTCGTGAAGCCATGGAAGGTACCGATGGAGCATTCCATATGGCCGCCTTTGCGAAAGTCTGGGCAAAAGATCCGAAGACCTTTTTCGACATGAATGTTGTTGCCACCAATCACATTTTGGATGCAGCAAAAGCATTGGGAGTAAAGCGCACGGTGGTGACAAGTACCGCAGGTGTATTCGGTGCTTCATTATACGGAACCATCAACGAAAACTCCTCCCGCGATCTCGATTTTTTTAATGAATACGAAAGTTCAAAAGCACTGAGCGAATCGAAAATCAAAGATTATGTCATTGATGGATTAGATGTGGTTATCGTTTCACCTACGCGGGTATACGGACCCTATCTGCAGGGAAATCCCGAATCGGTAACCTTGCTCATTGATAAATTTGTAAACGGAAGCTGGCGATTTATTCCGGGCGACGGAAGTAAAATCGGAAATTACGTTTATGTGGATGATGTAGTAAACGGTCATCTGCTTGCTATGGAAAAAGGAAGAAAAGGACATACCTACATCCTTGGAGGCACCAATCACGATTACAATGAATTTTTCGACACACTTAAACAAGTGAGTGGCGTTCGAAGAAGAATGATTCACATGCCGATTGGAATACAAATGATGTTTTCGCGCATTCAGTTATTGAAAACAAAATTCGGAGGCGAGCCATTGATTACACCCAAATGGATTGCCAAAGGAAAATACGATTGGAAAGTGGATCCATCCAAAGCCGTTAAGGAATTGGGATTAACCATTACTCCATTGGAAAAAGGACTAAGCCTGACTACTCAATGGGCTAAATCGCGAAAAAAATGATTGTATTCACTTCCGAAAAAAGAGAAACCATCCGTTGGGCAGGAGGTACAAGTACACAACTTTTTGTATTCCCAAGCGAAGCCACATTTGCAGAGCGAAATTTCGATTTTCGTTTTAGCACTGCAACTGTAGAAGTGGCAGAAACAGATTTCACTCATTTCCCCGGAATATACCGGCACCTGATGATTCTTGAAGGAGAATTGGAATTAACCCATCACGACCGTTACAGCAAGTTGATGCGTCCCTTTGATAAGGATCAATTTTGGGGCGACTGGAAAAGTTCTTCCAAAGGGAAAGTCCGCGATTTAAATCTGATGCTTAGAAATAACTGGACCGGATCTTTGCATCACTACGAATTCAAACCCGGAGAAAAAGCCGAATTTCATAATGAAGAAAGTCATTATGAATTGTATTATATTTTTAAAGGATCAGTTGCTCATATTGACGGGAGTCCATTTCTCAACGAAGGAGATGTACTGGTAATGGAGCCGGGCGATAGCAAAGCTTTACTGTTTGTAGTCAAAGAAAAACTCACCTTGCTTCTCGCAAAAGCAATTCCGCCATCACATGAGTGAATTAATTATTTTACGCGGACTACCCGGTGCAGGTAAATCAACTTTAGCGCAATTAATCAGCGAGGAAAATAAATACCCTGTTTTTTCAATCGACGATTATTTTACACAGCGCGAAAGTGGAGCATATCATTTCGATTTTCAGAAAAATCATTTAGCCTATCGTCAATGCCAAGAACATACGCTTCATGCCATGCAACGAAAAGAAAAGAAGATTATTCTTCATAATACATTTACGTTGGAATGGGAAATGGAGCCTTATTTTAAAATGGCCGCAGAAAATGGATATAGAGTTCATGTGCTAACCGTAGAGAATCGTCACCACGGAAAAAACATTCACGATATTCCGGATGAACAAATTGTAAAAATGGCCGAAAAATACAAAGTGGTGCTAAGCTAATGCCGCACCACTTTATAAAACAGATTATCAAAAAAATTATTTCTTCTTCGCTTTTTTCGCTGCAGGTTTTGCTTTTGCCGTCGATTTGGATGTAGCCGCTTTTGCTGCAGGTTTCGCTTTTGCCGAACTCACTTTTTTCGCTGCTGGTTTTTGTTTAGAGGCAGAAGCTGATTTTACAG contains:
- a CDS encoding CPBP family intramembrane metalloprotease, with protein sequence MNYDFSWKESDFVPFFTIITATLFFSIYWFIFASEKIKLNFYKKYPDNDQGTIRHVLFTKYAGFVLMGLIPAVLFLIFVPKYTLCDYGIAFNKGTNLITLYWCLGLGAIIIPMNFFAARRPKTFGMYPQIRAKEWDRSLVFRYSLAWCAYLFGYEFLFRGVLFIPLVDTMGVWPAIAINIALYAATHIPKGMDETIGAAPLGLVLCLITLQTGTIWVAFVVHVFLALSNSLFALKFHPEFKMVPQRKK
- a CDS encoding ferredoxin, producing MIRIIQQREKCIGCNACVEAAFHRWRMNRKDGKCTLIGSINKKGFYQVQVDDHELEENQIAARNCPVNIIKIEKIPK
- a CDS encoding U32 family peptidase encodes the protein MSMSNKVELMSPAGSWESLMAAVKAGCDSVYFGVEQLNMRARSSNNFTIDDLRKIAEVGKEHQIKTYLTLNTVLYDHDISLMKSIVNAAKESGITAIIAADHAVLNYAKKIEMEVHISTQANISNIDTIEFYSSFADVMVMARELSLKQVADITREIKRRDIRGPKGELIEIEIFAHGALCMAVSGKCYLSLHSNFASANRGACIQNCRKSYIVTDKEEGVEFEVDNEYIMSAKDLCTINFLDQVMDAGVRVLKIEGRGRSADYVNTVTQCYREAIDAWTDGTYSQEKVEGWMKRLETVFNRGFWDGYYLGRTMGEWNNEYGSKATKRKVYIGKGLKYFEKAGAGEFKLETQTLSVGEEIMITGPTTGFIQTIVNEIRVDDQLTDKVKKGDVFTVVINEKIRPSDKLYKVVDA
- a CDS encoding SDR family oxidoreductase encodes the protein MKYFVSGSNGYIGSWLVKALRDGGHEVHALVREPSRARHIESLGAKLFKGDVLDPQSIREAMEGTDGAFHMAAFAKVWAKDPKTFFDMNVVATNHILDAAKALGVKRTVVTSTAGVFGASLYGTINENSSRDLDFFNEYESSKALSESKIKDYVIDGLDVVIVSPTRVYGPYLQGNPESVTLLIDKFVNGSWRFIPGDGSKIGNYVYVDDVVNGHLLAMEKGRKGHTYILGGTNHDYNEFFDTLKQVSGVRRRMIHMPIGIQMMFSRIQLLKTKFGGEPLITPKWIAKGKYDWKVDPSKAVKELGLTITPLEKGLSLTTQWAKSRKK
- a CDS encoding HutD family protein, with the protein product MIVFTSEKRETIRWAGGTSTQLFVFPSEATFAERNFDFRFSTATVEVAETDFTHFPGIYRHLMILEGELELTHHDRYSKLMRPFDKDQFWGDWKSSSKGKVRDLNLMLRNNWTGSLHHYEFKPGEKAEFHNEESHYELYYIFKGSVAHIDGSPFLNEGDVLVMEPGDSKALLFVVKEKLTLLLAKAIPPSHE
- a CDS encoding ATP-binding protein; this encodes MSELIILRGLPGAGKSTLAQLISEENKYPVFSIDDYFTQRESGAYHFDFQKNHLAYRQCQEHTLHAMQRKEKKIILHNTFTLEWEMEPYFKMAAENGYRVHVLTVENRHHGKNIHDIPDEQIVKMAEKYKVVLS